A single genomic interval of Syntrophaceae bacterium harbors:
- the rpmF gene encoding 50S ribosomal protein L32, with amino-acid sequence MPNPVKRHSKSRRNSRRAHDFLKAPAGSVCPQCNEPKLPHRACPNCGTYKGREVLNVEKGD; translated from the coding sequence ATGCCGAACCCAGTCAAGAGACACTCGAAATCGAGACGCAACAGCCGGAGGGCCCACGACTTCCTCAAGGCGCCGGCCGGCTCGGTCTGCCCCCAGTGCAACGAGCCCAAGCTGCCCCACCGCGCCTGCCCCAACTGCGGCACCTACAAGGGCAGGGAAGTGCTGAACGTCGAAAAGGGCGATTAG
- a CDS encoding riboflavin synthase: MFTGIIQDTGTVRSLTRRGEDARLEVATALPLDDVKIGDSIAVSGACLTVTALGAGSFTFDVSAESLSKTTLGRLRAGDRVNLEKALRMSDFLGGHFVLGHVDGVGRIAERTQRAGSIVFGIVTEPGLSKYVVPKGSVAVDGISLTVNSCEGDRFYVNIIPLTAQKTTLPDKRPGDAVNLETDILGKYVEKLLRTGKGIDRDFLREHGFIK; this comes from the coding sequence ATGTTCACCGGCATCATCCAGGACACGGGGACCGTCCGCAGTCTCACCCGCAGGGGCGAAGACGCCCGGCTCGAGGTGGCGACGGCCCTGCCCCTCGACGACGTGAAGATCGGCGACAGCATCGCCGTGAGCGGCGCCTGCCTGACGGTGACGGCCCTGGGCGCGGGGAGCTTCACCTTCGACGTCTCCGCCGAGTCGCTCTCGAAAACGACCCTCGGGCGGCTCCGGGCGGGCGACCGGGTGAACCTGGAAAAGGCCCTGCGGATGAGCGATTTCCTCGGCGGGCATTTCGTCCTGGGGCACGTGGACGGCGTGGGGCGCATCGCCGAGAGGACGCAGCGGGCCGGCTCCATCGTCTTCGGGATCGTCACGGAGCCGGGCCTCTCGAAGTACGTGGTCCCCAAGGGGTCCGTCGCCGTCGACGGGATCAGCCTCACGGTTAATTCGTGCGAGGGCGACCGGTTTTATGTTAATATCATCCCCCTGACGGCGCAGAAGACGACGCTGCCGGACAAGAGGCCGGGGGATGCCGTGAACCTCGAGACGGACATCCTCGGCAAGTACGTGGAAAAGCTCCTGCGCACCGGCAAGGGAATCGACAGGGACTTCCTCCGGGAGCACGGGTTCATCAAATAA
- a CDS encoding DUF177 domain-containing protein, translating to MRQGLSLKIQVSLIPEEGRRLQYRLEGDWYREFLQQGGRIDFRIRPAEVTVEIHKILDAVTLDIRVEAALDLDCGRCLETFQTPVQGGFRYTLVPSRGPEEPGEEPDDEDISFGHYREDTIDLDALVFEQVLLQVPMKPLCAETCRGLCAQCGANLNAESCACRPGAVDRRLEALKNFKARTPT from the coding sequence ATTCGCCAGGGACTCTCTTTGAAGATCCAGGTATCGCTCATTCCCGAGGAGGGGCGCCGGCTCCAGTACAGGCTCGAAGGGGACTGGTACCGGGAATTCCTGCAGCAGGGCGGACGGATCGACTTCCGGATCCGCCCGGCGGAGGTCACCGTCGAGATCCACAAGATCCTCGATGCGGTCACCCTCGACATCCGCGTGGAGGCGGCACTGGATCTCGACTGCGGGCGATGCCTGGAGACCTTCCAGACGCCCGTGCAGGGCGGGTTCCGCTACACCCTGGTCCCCTCGCGCGGCCCGGAAGAGCCGGGGGAGGAACCCGACGACGAGGACATCTCGTTCGGGCACTACCGGGAGGACACGATCGACCTCGACGCCCTGGTCTTCGAGCAGGTCCTGCTCCAGGTCCCCATGAAACCGCTTTGCGCCGAAACCTGCCGGGGCCTCTGCGCGCAGTGCGGCGCCAACCTCAACGCGGAATCCTGTGCGTGCCGCCCCGGCGCGGTCGACCGCCGCCTGGAGGCGCTGAAGAACTTCAAGGCAAGAACACCAACGTGA
- the fabG gene encoding 3-oxoacyl-[acyl-carrier-protein] reductase, which yields MHCKGKVALVTGGSRGIGRAVSVRLAAAGAFVAVNYARNEEAARETLRLIGEAGGEGEALRFDVADPGAASDAIADLIRRKGRIDILVNNAGESRDGLLVRMKEQDWDRVIDTNLKGAFHCCRAVAYAMMKQRGGRIINISSVVALAGNAGQSNYSASKAGLIGLTKSLARELAPRGICVNAVAPGLIDTDMTSALTEEQREKVLGEIPLSRLGTPDDVAGVVLFLASDEAGYITGQVIGVNGGLYM from the coding sequence ATGCACTGCAAGGGCAAGGTCGCGCTGGTCACGGGGGGGTCGCGGGGAATCGGCCGGGCCGTGAGCGTGCGGCTGGCCGCCGCGGGGGCCTTCGTCGCCGTCAATTACGCCCGCAACGAGGAGGCGGCCCGCGAGACGCTCCGTCTCATCGGCGAGGCGGGAGGCGAAGGGGAGGCCCTGCGATTCGACGTGGCGGACCCCGGGGCCGCGAGCGACGCGATCGCGGACCTGATCCGGCGCAAAGGGCGCATCGACATCCTGGTGAACAACGCCGGCGAGAGCCGCGACGGGCTCCTGGTGCGGATGAAGGAGCAGGACTGGGACCGGGTCATCGACACGAACCTCAAGGGGGCCTTCCACTGCTGCCGCGCCGTGGCCTACGCCATGATGAAGCAGCGCGGGGGCCGCATCATCAACATCTCGTCGGTCGTCGCCCTGGCGGGCAACGCCGGCCAGTCCAATTACAGCGCCTCGAAGGCCGGGCTCATCGGGCTGACGAAGTCGCTGGCCCGGGAGCTGGCGCCGCGCGGCATCTGCGTCAACGCCGTCGCCCCCGGCCTCATTGACACGGATATGACCTCCGCCCTGACGGAGGAGCAGCGGGAGAAGGTGCTCGGCGAGATCCCCCTCTCCCGGCTGGGCACACCGGACGATGTCGCCGGTGTCGTGCTGTTCCTGGCCTCCGATGAAGCCGGATACATCACGGGACAGGTGATCGGGGTCAACGGCGGGCTCTACATGTGA
- a CDS encoding EamA family transporter yields the protein MPRAILALIVMSLIWGYNWVLVKEAMRLASPFDFSALRTVGGGLVLLGVLAWRGESLRPPDWPRTLLVGLLCTTFSVGFATWALVEGGAGKMAILVYAMPFWLILMAWPLLGERPRGLQWPAMALALAGLVLLVEPWSYRGDGFPSALAVASGLSWAASAVVTKRMDRNGGVNVLSLSAWQILFGGLFLAGAALAVPSAPIRWTPWMAGAMAYNVLLTSGVAVLMWFYVLKVLPAGIAGLASLATPVLGLVFAYALLGERFSFWEAWGGALIVAALAVLAFHGYRDGRP from the coding sequence GTGCCCCGCGCCATCCTCGCCCTGATCGTCATGTCGCTCATCTGGGGCTACAACTGGGTCCTCGTCAAAGAGGCCATGCGCCTCGCCTCTCCCTTCGACTTCTCGGCTCTCCGCACGGTCGGGGGCGGCCTGGTCCTCCTGGGCGTCCTGGCCTGGCGGGGCGAGTCGCTGCGGCCCCCGGACTGGCCCCGGACGCTCCTCGTCGGGCTTCTCTGCACGACCTTCTCCGTGGGGTTCGCCACGTGGGCGCTCGTCGAGGGGGGCGCCGGGAAGATGGCCATCCTCGTCTACGCGATGCCCTTCTGGCTCATCCTCATGGCCTGGCCGCTGCTGGGCGAGCGGCCCCGGGGCTTGCAGTGGCCGGCCATGGCCCTGGCCCTCGCAGGGCTTGTCCTGCTCGTCGAGCCCTGGAGTTACCGGGGCGACGGGTTCCCGAGCGCGCTTGCCGTTGCGAGCGGTCTGTCCTGGGCGGCCAGCGCCGTCGTGACGAAGCGGATGGACCGAAACGGCGGGGTAAACGTGCTGTCCCTGTCGGCCTGGCAGATTCTCTTCGGCGGACTCTTTCTCGCGGGTGCGGCGCTCGCCGTCCCCTCGGCGCCGATCCGGTGGACCCCCTGGATGGCCGGGGCCATGGCCTACAACGTCCTGCTCACGAGCGGCGTGGCCGTCCTGATGTGGTTCTACGTGCTGAAGGTCCTTCCGGCCGGCATCGCCGGCCTCGCCTCCCTGGCCACGCCGGTCCTGGGCCTTGTCTTCGCCTATGCCCTGCTGGGGGAGAGGTTTTCCTTCTGGGAGGCCTGGGGCGGCGCGCTGATCGTGGCCGCCCTTGCGGTCCTTGCCTTTCACGGATACCGGGACGGCAGGCCGTGA
- the fabF gene encoding beta-ketoacyl-ACP synthase II, protein MERRVVITGMGTVNPVGNTVDETWAALCAGRSGIGPITTFDTTGLATKIAGEVKGFDPLRHVEKKELRRLDDFIVYALACADMAVQDAGLAIGAGNAERVGTVVGSGIGGLRTIVREHAVLEHSGPRRLSPFTIPAVLPNLAAGQISIRYGAKGPISCPVTACAAGTSAIGMSFRLIKDGYADAMITGGVEAAVSAFGIAGFNAMRALSTRNDEPEKASRPFDRSRDGFVMADGGGILVLEDLAHARRRGARIYAEICGYGCTADAHHMAAPPPGHEGAARCMAIALQSCGMEPEAVGYINAHGTATPLNDVYETEAIKRVFGEHSRRLAVSSTKSMTGHLLGGAGGLEAIVAVKVLCEGVVPPTINLDEPDAGCDLDYVPHRARAMPVEAALSNTFGFGGVNAVLVFRKFRD, encoded by the coding sequence GTGGAGAGGCGCGTCGTCATCACCGGCATGGGCACCGTGAACCCCGTCGGCAACACCGTCGACGAAACCTGGGCGGCCCTCTGCGCCGGCCGCTCGGGCATCGGGCCCATCACGACGTTCGACACCACCGGGCTCGCAACGAAGATCGCGGGCGAGGTGAAGGGCTTCGACCCCCTGCGCCACGTGGAGAAGAAGGAACTGCGCCGGCTCGACGATTTCATCGTCTACGCCCTGGCCTGCGCCGACATGGCCGTCCAGGACGCGGGCCTCGCGATCGGCGCAGGCAACGCCGAGCGCGTGGGCACCGTCGTCGGCTCGGGCATCGGCGGGCTCAGGACGATCGTCAGGGAGCACGCCGTCCTCGAGCACAGCGGCCCCCGGAGGCTCTCCCCCTTCACGATCCCGGCCGTCCTGCCCAACCTCGCCGCCGGGCAGATCTCCATCCGGTACGGGGCCAAGGGGCCCATCAGCTGCCCCGTCACGGCCTGCGCGGCGGGGACGAGCGCCATCGGGATGTCGTTTCGGCTGATCAAGGACGGCTACGCGGACGCCATGATCACGGGGGGCGTCGAGGCGGCCGTCAGCGCCTTCGGGATCGCCGGGTTCAACGCCATGCGCGCGCTCTCCACCCGCAACGACGAGCCCGAGAAGGCCAGCCGCCCCTTCGACCGCAGCCGCGACGGGTTCGTGATGGCCGACGGGGGCGGCATTCTCGTCCTGGAGGATCTCGCCCACGCGCGCCGGCGCGGCGCGAGGATCTACGCCGAGATCTGCGGCTACGGCTGCACGGCCGACGCCCACCACATGGCCGCCCCGCCGCCCGGGCACGAGGGGGCCGCGCGATGCATGGCGATCGCTCTGCAGTCCTGCGGCATGGAGCCGGAAGCGGTCGGCTACATCAACGCCCACGGGACGGCCACCCCGCTCAACGACGTCTACGAGACGGAGGCCATCAAGCGGGTCTTCGGGGAGCACAGCCGGCGGCTGGCCGTCTCCTCCACGAAGTCCATGACGGGGCACCTCCTGGGGGGCGCGGGGGGCCTCGAGGCCATCGTGGCCGTCAAGGTCCTCTGCGAAGGGGTCGTGCCGCCCACGATCAACCTCGACGAACCCGACGCGGGGTGCGACCTGGACTACGTGCCGCACCGGGCGAGGGCCATGCCCGTCGAGGCCGCGCTGTCCAACACCTTCGGGTTCGGCGGCGTCAACGCGGTCCTCGTTTTCCGCAAGTTCAGGGACTGA
- the rpiB gene encoding ribose 5-phosphate isomerase B — protein sequence MHIVIGSDHAGFTLKEAVKASLTAAGHRVVDIGTETGDPVDYPDYGILAAEAVSSGRFERGILVCGSGVGMAIVANKFPGVRAALCLDAETARLSRQHNDSNVLVLAGRKTDPETAGRIARAWLETPFDGGRHQRRLDKIRELEQRLCK from the coding sequence GTGCACATCGTCATCGGTTCCGACCACGCGGGGTTCACCCTCAAGGAGGCCGTCAAGGCATCGCTCACGGCAGCGGGCCACCGGGTCGTCGACATCGGGACGGAAACGGGGGACCCCGTCGACTACCCCGATTACGGCATCCTCGCGGCTGAAGCGGTCTCGTCGGGCCGGTTCGAGCGGGGCATCCTCGTCTGCGGCTCCGGCGTGGGGATGGCGATCGTGGCCAACAAGTTCCCCGGCGTGCGGGCGGCCCTGTGCCTCGACGCGGAGACGGCACGGCTGTCCCGGCAGCACAACGACTCGAACGTCCTCGTGCTGGCCGGGCGCAAGACCGACCCCGAGACGGCGGGGCGGATCGCCCGGGCATGGCTGGAGACCCCCTTCGACGGGGGGCGCCACCAGAGGCGCCTCGACAAGATCCGGGAACTGGAACAGAGACTCTGCAAGTAA
- the acpP gene encoding acyl carrier protein, producing MSIEEKVIEIIVEQLDVTREECVPEAAFIEDLGADSLDLVELIMAMEENFGIEISDEELQKIRTIQDAINYIKKKKGLAS from the coding sequence ATGTCCATCGAGGAAAAAGTCATCGAGATCATCGTGGAGCAGCTGGATGTGACCCGGGAGGAGTGCGTGCCCGAGGCGGCATTCATCGAGGATTTGGGCGCGGATTCGCTCGACCTGGTCGAGCTGATCATGGCCATGGAGGAGAACTTCGGCATCGAGATCTCCGACGAGGAGCTGCAGAAGATCCGCACGATCCAGGACGCCATCAACTACATCAAGAAGAAGAAGGGACTGGCCAGCTAG
- a CDS encoding serine hydroxymethyltransferase translates to MSMLKKVDPEVAAAILEETKRQAGKLELIPSENFVDEAVLEAQGCIMTNKYAEGYPGKRYYHGCEFVDIVEALAIERAKKLFGADHANVQPHSGTQANMAVYFAMLQPGDTILGMNLAHGGHLSHGSPANFSGRFYNVVHYGVDRATERIDFNEVEAQAKKHKPKVIVVGASAYPREIPAEPFRQIADQVGAVVLFDIAHIAGLVAAGVHPNPVPLCEFVTTTTHKTLRGPRGGMILCKADYQKALDGRVFPGMQGGPLMHIIAAKAVALKEALTEEFRQYQRQIQSNARTLAETLMAEGFRLVSGGTDNHLMLIDVTSIGVTGAEGADALDRAGITANKNMIPFDTRGPQVTSGIRVGTPAVTSRGMKEPEMKLVGRFISTVLKDLKNESTIRKVREEVRELCERFPLYAERIARG, encoded by the coding sequence ATGTCAATGCTCAAGAAAGTGGACCCCGAGGTGGCGGCCGCCATCCTGGAGGAGACGAAGCGGCAGGCCGGAAAGCTCGAACTGATCCCGTCGGAGAACTTCGTCGACGAGGCGGTCCTGGAGGCCCAGGGCTGCATCATGACGAACAAGTACGCCGAGGGATACCCGGGGAAGCGGTACTACCACGGGTGCGAGTTCGTCGACATCGTCGAGGCGCTGGCCATCGAGCGCGCGAAGAAACTCTTCGGGGCCGACCACGCCAACGTGCAGCCCCACTCGGGCACGCAGGCCAACATGGCGGTCTACTTCGCCATGCTGCAGCCCGGGGACACGATCCTGGGGATGAACCTCGCCCACGGCGGGCACCTCTCCCACGGCAGCCCCGCCAACTTCTCGGGCCGCTTCTACAACGTCGTGCACTACGGCGTCGACAGGGCGACGGAGCGGATCGACTTCAACGAGGTGGAGGCCCAGGCGAAGAAGCACAAGCCCAAGGTCATCGTCGTGGGCGCGAGCGCCTACCCCCGCGAGATCCCCGCCGAGCCCTTCCGGCAGATCGCCGATCAGGTCGGGGCCGTGGTGCTCTTCGACATCGCGCACATCGCCGGGCTCGTGGCGGCGGGGGTCCACCCGAACCCCGTGCCGCTGTGCGAGTTCGTGACGACCACGACACACAAGACGCTGCGGGGCCCCCGCGGCGGCATGATCCTGTGCAAGGCCGATTACCAGAAGGCCCTCGACGGCCGGGTATTCCCGGGGATGCAGGGCGGCCCGCTCATGCACATCATCGCCGCCAAGGCCGTGGCCCTCAAGGAGGCCCTGACGGAGGAGTTCCGGCAATACCAGCGGCAGATCCAGAGCAACGCCCGCACCCTGGCGGAGACGCTGATGGCCGAGGGGTTCCGCCTCGTATCGGGCGGCACCGACAACCACCTCATGCTCATCGACGTCACCTCCATCGGGGTGACCGGCGCCGAGGGCGCCGACGCCCTGGACCGGGCGGGCATCACGGCCAACAAGAACATGATCCCCTTCGACACGAGGGGCCCGCAGGTGACCAGCGGCATCCGCGTGGGCACCCCTGCCGTCACCTCCCGCGGGATGAAGGAACCGGAGATGAAGCTCGTGGGCCGTTTCATCTCGACGGTCCTCAAGGACCTCAAGAACGAGTCGACGATCCGCAAGGTCCGCGAGGAGGTCCGCGAGCTCTGCGAGCGCTTCCCGCTGTACGCCGAGCGCATCGCGCGCGGGTAA
- a CDS encoding cytidine deaminase has product MDIVDLVSRRSTCLRRGVGAVLVKDKRLLTTGYNGAPSGLRHCLEVGCLREEMKVSSGERHELCRGLHAEQNAIIQAAVHGVSIRGATLYCTNHPCSICLKMLINAGITEIVYREGYSDELAARLLEESGIQVRKR; this is encoded by the coding sequence ATGGACATCGTCGATCTCGTCTCGAGGCGCTCCACGTGCCTGCGGCGGGGCGTGGGGGCCGTCCTGGTCAAGGACAAGCGCCTGCTGACGACGGGATACAACGGCGCCCCGAGCGGCCTGCGGCACTGCCTCGAGGTCGGGTGCCTGCGGGAGGAGATGAAGGTGTCCTCCGGCGAGCGCCACGAGCTCTGCCGGGGACTCCACGCCGAGCAGAACGCGATCATCCAGGCCGCCGTCCACGGCGTGAGCATCCGGGGGGCGACCCTGTACTGCACGAACCACCCCTGCAGCATCTGCCTCAAGATGCTCATCAACGCCGGGATCACGGAGATCGTCTATCGGGAGGGCTACAGCGACGAGCTGGCCGCCCGCCTGCTCGAGGAGTCGGGCATCCAGGTGAGGAAGCGATGA
- the fabD gene encoding ACP S-malonyltransferase, giving the protein MARLGVLFPGQGSQYVGMGRDLFLQFEPARACFEEAQAVLGMDIGRLCFEGPRESLDLTENTQVATLTLEIAAWRVLERHLGVRPTAMAGHSLGEYGALCAAGALGFADTLRLVRKRAARQQEAVAPGVGANAAIQGLGRDRVEALCREITAGEGLVSPSCYNAPDQTVVSGYAAPVESVMARALAEGAKRALKLPLSAPFHCALLEGAAERFGADLDGVEFRDGSVPVIPNCEPGVLHSAAATRGLLVRQIHQPVRWIETIERMAAMGIDTVIEVGPKRVLSVLALRIRRDLRVLNVENPESLQRTVEVLSGKS; this is encoded by the coding sequence ATGGCCAGGCTGGGCGTCCTTTTCCCCGGACAGGGCTCGCAGTACGTGGGCATGGGCCGGGACCTGTTCCTGCAGTTCGAGCCTGCCAGGGCGTGCTTCGAGGAGGCGCAGGCGGTGCTCGGCATGGACATCGGGCGCCTGTGCTTCGAGGGCCCCCGGGAGTCGCTGGATCTGACCGAGAACACCCAGGTGGCGACCCTGACCCTCGAGATCGCCGCCTGGCGGGTGCTGGAGCGGCACCTCGGCGTGCGCCCGACGGCCATGGCGGGCCACAGCCTCGGGGAATACGGGGCGCTCTGCGCGGCAGGGGCCCTCGGGTTCGCCGACACGCTGCGGCTCGTCCGGAAGCGGGCCGCCCGGCAGCAGGAAGCCGTCGCCCCCGGCGTGGGCGCCAACGCCGCCATCCAGGGACTGGGGCGTGACCGGGTCGAGGCCCTGTGCCGGGAAATCACCGCCGGCGAGGGGCTCGTGAGCCCCTCGTGCTACAACGCGCCGGACCAGACCGTCGTCTCGGGGTACGCGGCCCCGGTGGAGTCGGTCATGGCGCGCGCCCTCGCGGAGGGGGCGAAGCGGGCCCTCAAGCTCCCGCTGAGCGCGCCCTTCCACTGCGCCCTGCTGGAGGGTGCGGCCGAGCGGTTCGGCGCGGATCTCGACGGGGTCGAGTTCCGGGACGGCTCGGTGCCCGTCATCCCGAACTGCGAGCCGGGGGTGCTGCACTCGGCCGCCGCGACGCGGGGGCTGCTCGTCCGGCAGATCCACCAGCCCGTGCGCTGGATCGAGACGATCGAGAGAATGGCCGCAATGGGGATCGACACGGTCATCGAGGTGGGCCCCAAGAGGGTGCTGTCGGTCCTGGCCCTGCGGATCCGCCGGGACCTCAGGGTCCTGAACGTGGAGAATCCCGAGTCCCTGCAGCGGACCGTCGAGGTCCTCTCGGGGAAGAGCTGA
- the nrdR gene encoding transcriptional repressor NrdR, which translates to MKCPFCADTENRVIDSRISKEGNAIRRRRECASCGKRFTTYEFVEEVLPMVVKKDGRREAFDRGKILVGIKKACEKRPVSIDAIEAVVERIERACQESQLKEIPSSFVGERVMQELHDLDKVAYVRFASVYRQFRDANEFLDELKELLKTK; encoded by the coding sequence ATGAAGTGCCCCTTTTGCGCCGACACGGAGAACCGGGTGATCGACTCCCGGATCAGCAAGGAGGGCAACGCCATCCGCAGGCGGCGCGAGTGCGCATCCTGCGGCAAGCGGTTCACGACCTACGAGTTCGTCGAGGAAGTGCTGCCCATGGTCGTCAAGAAGGACGGCCGGCGCGAGGCCTTCGACCGCGGGAAGATCCTCGTGGGCATCAAGAAGGCCTGCGAGAAGCGGCCCGTGAGCATCGACGCGATCGAGGCCGTCGTGGAGCGCATCGAGAGGGCCTGCCAGGAATCGCAGCTTAAGGAGATCCCCTCATCGTTCGTGGGCGAGCGGGTCATGCAGGAGCTCCACGACCTCGACAAGGTGGCCTACGTGCGGTTCGCCTCGGTGTACCGGCAGTTCCGCGACGCCAACGAGTTCCTCGACGAACTGAAGGAGCTGCTGAAGACGAAATGA